AAACAAGCTGTGAAGTCGGCATAAAAGCCATAGCCCAAAATGTCAAAGACAGAAGCGAGGCACATTGCGCTAGTGGGTATTATACAATGGTGGCAAAAAGCGATGGGAAACCCGCTTTGATGAGGGAGTTTACCCCTAAGAGTGCTGAAGAAAAACGGCGATATGCAAACGCCCTAAAAAGACGCGAGCTACGCGGCAACCTTGTGAAAAAATAAACGCAAACTAAAATGCAGGCTTAAGGAGCAAGCTAGTGAGAAGTGCGATTAACTACGACAAATATTCAAAAATGACTACAAAGCAGCTGCTAAATTCGCTTGATAGCGCAAAAAATAAGCGCACTAGATTCCAAACGCAAGTAAATGATGCAAATGAGCTTATCGACTTTCTTACAGAGAAAATCAAAGATAGCCTAAATATGTCAAAAAAGTCTGATTTTGTGCCACTTGAAAAAACAGGTTTGATAGAACTTGCTAAAGAAATAGAAAAAAAAATGACACCTAAAGAACTAGAGCAATTACGACAGGAGCTTGAAGCTGATATAAGTAGAGATTATAGCGATGAATAACAAAATAAGCATCGACAAGAAAAACACCAAATTTCTACAAAAACTTGCAAAATCCGCACCAAAAGAGTATGTAAAAATACTTAATTTTTTGTATGGCATACTATCAAAAAGTGATAATCCTTGCACCTTGCCAAATGCAAAATATCTACAAGGATTTGATGACAATCGCTATCGGTGGCGAGTGGGAGAATACCGCATAATCGGCATTGTAAAAAATGGGAATTTTAAAATTATAGAAATTATAAAGATTGATAAACGAGGAGATACTACATACAAGGGCTTATAAGCACGCTTTATCTAGCACACTTTGATAAAATTTACAACAAATATGGCAAAATAAAAAGCCTAAAAATAAATAACCAAAATCAGTAGCCCAAAATCAAAACATAGTTTTTTACACACAAATGAAAGCAAACAACTTTCATCAAAATTTTGAAGGACACATTAAGGACGCAAATGAGCAACAAAATAGGAATTTACCCCGGGACTTTCGACCCGCTTACAAACGGGCACTTAGACATTATCAAGCGCAGTTGCGAGATATTTGAAAAAGTGATTTTAGCAGTGGCACACTCTGCTTCTAAACAGCCACTTTTTAGCTTAGAAGAGCGACTAGAAATGGCTAGACTTGCCACAAAAGATTTTGGCAATGTATCTTGCCTAGATTTTGGCGGACTGCTAGCAGACTTAGCCAAAAGCCACGATGCGAGGATTCTTATTCGTGGTTTGCGCGTGGTAAGCGACTTTGAGTATGAGCTACAAATGGGCTATACAAACACCTCTCTAAACCCCGAGCTTGACACCATATACTTTATGCCGACACTGCAAAACGCATTTATCAGCTCCTCTATCGTGCGCAACATTTTGGAGCACAATGGCAAAATCTCACACCTTGTGCCTGCTAGCGTATTTGGATACATAGCAGGCAAAATCCCTTGCGCGTAAATACCAAAGCGCACCAACCACGACAAATAAAAATAAAAAGGAAAAAAAATGTATATCACACTAGAGGGAATCGACACTTGTGGCAAATCCACCCAAATAGAAGTGCTAAAAGAGGCTTTCCCACAAGCGATTTTCACAAAAGAGCCCGGCGGAAGCGCACTAGGAGAGAAACTACGCGAAATGATACTACAAAACCACAGCCAAGATATGGCTTTGACTAGCTCGTGCGTAACGCCACAATGCCTAATCGCAAAGCAAAAGGCAAAAGATTTTGCCAAAAATCAAGCCTTTAGCGAGGAGGCGGAGTTTTTTTTGTTTCTTGCTGATAGGGCGGAGCATTTCGCAAAAGTCATAAA
This genomic stretch from Helicobacter macacae MIT 99-5501 harbors:
- a CDS encoding type II toxin-antitoxin system RelE family toxin; translation: MNNKISIDKKNTKFLQKLAKSAPKEYVKILNFLYGILSKSDNPCTLPNAKYLQGFDDNRYRWRVGEYRIIGIVKNGNFKIIEIIKIDKRGDTTYKGL
- a CDS encoding acyl-CoA thioesterase encodes the protein MRILVAPQMANFSGVMHGGELLKLFDQVAYACSTRFCGIGTVTMSVDNVAFYQPIPIGSLLSLYASVNYTGKTSCEVGIKAIAQNVKDRSEAHCASGYYTMVAKSDGKPALMREFTPKSAEEKRRYANALKRRELRGNLVKK
- the coaD gene encoding pantetheine-phosphate adenylyltransferase, translated to MSNKIGIYPGTFDPLTNGHLDIIKRSCEIFEKVILAVAHSASKQPLFSLEERLEMARLATKDFGNVSCLDFGGLLADLAKSHDARILIRGLRVVSDFEYELQMGYTNTSLNPELDTIYFMPTLQNAFISSSIVRNILEHNGKISHLVPASVFGYIAGKIPCA